In a single window of the Drosophila miranda strain MSH22 chromosome XL, D.miranda_PacBio2.1, whole genome shotgun sequence genome:
- the LOC108154078 gene encoding nuclear pore complex protein Nup205 isoform X1, with protein MFNLFNGIIKRLFYPAADPPTVASASSATIDDAPTAMMPPATKTNISIKVATDGMTEDMWTPCKHLYGTLQQAIAHPKELIGDLEQCLKKNKHNFTNFLRNPPKNEKSRSQIRAGLTEGIPVGAQGHKLILSQDLIDEAIILSDMFDLDELIAVELLYTAQRQQMHHPGLPRGLVAVLLYYDGRKSMACALRDMMQTISGVSWVTDLPREFLSLVNNYVQNLTEESNLLSRLLDILAEMDVVKENLMLTKNRAFGSTKHQNQVLALYEEIRQAVAMSLFNYSAQRGLPRGNAIRLMKMLAACKSSDNAGGNIDDVTVIMLMALLYSYDTSLLLSSDAVNPYTGRLPIIWDPEFAKSFHEALYDQAKWQTPRLDAIIKYSFALALASLRHAPSQMQAAAIAVIPRDEQLMDEALASNVFGFIYRQLLENEMIYNTEFIYRRAHLLITDFIDFMHAKVAELRNRADESARTVISFLNEGLEPPPNLDANFELLMLCVSRLYGDRRANHTHCNEYWGVSDTATSAGSGGGSGNNAGLYAMKSSRTVSLFKFISLASELLPQTLFKSYLKMITGLTRTELSARSAFNLLKNTPSGSSSFSMGWDHFFQALSSYYSNMRTDAFSDTAPGSASNGDLFTRRAPQPRNITQRETEHLVAVMGIMRAVAEHDRVSRVMMCDQTSWQAPQVLLGLVACATPLALKAEIMFTLAALAKSRETARAIWFQLEDSQIIPTLVVTTAAAGQSPCSLAEEIEQNESRLESYNLSSGVLQLLHTLMTTHMPRSLGAGPRQPGYDPYFNFLMNSIILRVYSRSYKDPSEMWEVAAKGLKLLFYLLATYRPKASDFMELREEQPYPGYHVMLQLQVKSHLLQLLLRIIEDARERLDEYKRFRGKEQLEECALYALLLLEVAVAKQNAFFEAHSSANSPILLSGLNRMLLDINPRTRRPDYVVKIIKFVTYNNWLPRHSLAAIKILSAVTMLPNVPSQILNMYALGSNEKLEVRQGFVECLEMDARLAQQNEELLDSIVLNDYQAMDDMLHHGGHQPPSVAVDEDESEADISGPEDGDTTLGPCYEVVALNGKMSVGIDLQIKEAVVELFGLNLCQAPPNFVYFLLGIDILRDFMARDKQQVGIEMQCCCVHSLVLVLEKYLESQRHSQEKYCPHTAHLVQGVYQLFHGLCANRRTSEIILRFFRLTCNDFLLRHLSAMPFRRHREDSMLHAMSHLLNCVAVEVRLAANHGQMTRYNLLCDILLLGGQSDGQRANPGMPQDLNNDILSGTASASFYGLDLGPVAAAVKIPAMPDKTQGLHANRLLECLVFEVNATAPQPHLEFFDPVLTKTVLKECEARPRPSPGSGSKSGTATASEPYLMINIRKLHDVLHEELRTVQSTIATGQRKAISGEITVLLQYAIEVNRVRTQRVATLRFVNAWCQLVQILFSSMPEALLPPALRRQYIIDIIEKMLLKVEPVQPLIEISIQITETILLLLANLRICYYQLEDQRTSDDSDVAAAQNGDNSLVNGPLSLSYSHAHSQSNLSVTMTGSTSNLRFILKRIVEWIMVSGVKSQNLRINLYTALLNCLRIVKRLRTEEEVDFHESIASRVEKSQKAVTDQRHEDKDRLKEMAAEVIGVYGEKLIDSICHDAVTGHDVCRMLALSCLEMISELDAVSTLTEFVVSRGYLKHLLNNIAESDDALSAILQPVPDNLRQLYVYEARLAFLTRLSQTGARMLLAEGALGVLSNMRVYDLQPDLKANQLRKDPEGFLPSTSKRFHSILQPALALCDGIVSSLGPQNDSAAHQVLNFLFAHIDMVETMLRTATPLMDLGHLQQLASITNLFSRTSTPELCTNMAASYVQERDLEFLNRLNRLQQLMIVVFGRFTVTEDTICQILQQEEVESLPESQKSRYVKYFLDIAANLSLYCRHAVTSHVRDSTTSKFLLTTIVNDVTPLTGRTDGKKLTAIMHTIIEQLKGSVGYYLSQKSYADNLLEQRSSLPNICFGPSGKDSYVELSQRHKEKRNELMQAVFIAEQNLYLLWIHLDFYMRNAVIFASENRSAINESNLESSSGNGSVSVLHATADEILQLKQHLISTFNETFCSELIVASEEYTVKCKGFNDSLLRRIKALVQFAASNGNANESSFI; from the exons GCATGACCGAGGACATGTGGACGCCATGCAAGCATCTTTATGGCACACTGCAGCAGGCGATTGCCCATCCAAAAGAACTCATTGGCGATCTGGAGCAGTGCCTCAAGAAGAACAAACATAACTTTACCAATTTTCTACGCAACCCG CCCAAGAATGAGAAAAGCCGCAGTCAGATAAGGGCCGGACTCACGGAAGGCATACCAGTGGGCGCCCAGGGCCACAAGCTGATACTGTCTCAGGACTTGATCGATGAGGCCATCATATTGTCGGACATGTTCGATCTGGATGAGCTGATCGCCGTGGAGCTGCTGTACACGGCCCAGCGTCAGCAGATGCATCATCCGGGGCTGCCCCGTGGCCTGGTTGCCGTTTTGCTCTACTATGATGGCCGCAAGTCCATGGCCTGTGCCCTGCGCGATATGATGCAGACGATCAGTGGCGTGTCCTGGGTGACAGATCTGCCCAGAGAG TTCCTTTCGTTGGTGAATAATTATGTGCAGAATCTGACGGAGGAATCGAATTTGTTGTCCCGCCTGCTGGATATACTCGCCGAAATGGATGTGGTCAAGGAG AACCTTATGCTGACCAAAAATCGCGCCTTTGGCTCCACAAAGCATCAGAATCAAGTGCTGGCCTTGTACGAGGAAATCCGCCAGGCTGTGGCCATGAGCCTCTTCAACTATTCGGCCCAACGTGGCCTGCCCCGCGGCAATGCCATACGTCTGATGAAAATGCTCGCGGCATGCAAATCCAGCGACAATGCAGGCGGCAATATCGATGATGTGACAGTCATTATGCTGATGGCTCTGCTGTACTCCTATGATACGTCCCTGCTACTCAGCTCGGATGCGGTTAATCCGTACACGGGCCGGTTGCCCATCATATGGGATCCAGAGTTTGCCAAGAGCTTCCACGAGGCCTTGTACGACCAGGCCAAATGGCAGACGCCGCGCCTCGATGCCATCATCAAGTACAGCTttgccctggccctggccagCCTGCGGCATGCGCCCAGCCAGATGCAGGCGGCCGCCATTGCGGTGATACCACGCGATGAGCAGCTAATGGATGAGGCACTGGCCTCCAATGTCTTTGGTTTCATCTACCGTCAGTTGCTGGAGAATGAAATGATTTACAA CACGGAGTTCATTTATCGACGGGCGCATCTACTGATCACCGATTTCATTGATTTCATGCATGCCAAAGTGGCCGAGCTGCGCAACCGGGCGGACGAGTCCGCGCGCACGGTGATTAGTTTCCTGAATGAAGGCCTCGAGCCGCCACCAAATCTGGACGCAAACTTCGAGCTGCTAATGCTGTGCGTGTCCCGTCTCTACGGCGATCGACGGGCCAACCACACCCACTGCAACGAGTATTGGGGGGTCAGCGACACGGCCACATCAgccggcagcggcggcggcagcggcaacaatgCCGGCCTCTATGCCATGAAGAGCTCCCGGACTGTGTCCCTATTCAAGTTTATATCCTTGGCCAGCGAACTCCTGCCACAGACGCTGTTCAAGTCGTACCTGAAGATGATCACGGGCCTCACGCGCACAGAGCTGTCGGCCCGCAGTGCCTTCAATCTGCTCAAGAACACGCCATCGGGCTCCTCGAGCTTTTCGATGGGCTGGGACCACTTCTTTCAGGCATTGTCCAGCTACTACAG CAACATGCGCACGGATGCCTTCAGCGATACGGCCCCGGGCAGTGCCTCCAATGGCGATCTTTTCACGCGGCGAGCCCCGCAGCCCCGGAACATAACTCAGCGAGAAACGGAGCATCTGGTGGCTGTGATGGGGATCATGCGCGCGGTGGCCGAGCACGATCGCGTGTCCCGGGTGATGATGTGCGATCAGACCAGCTGGCAGGCGCCACAGGTGCTGCTGGGATTGGTGGCGTGTGCCACACCGCTGGCCCTCAAGGCAGAGATCATGTTTACGCTGGCGGCCTTGGCCAAGTCCAGGGAGACGGCGCGTGCCATTTGGTTCCAGCTGGAGGACTCGCAGATAATACCCACGCTGGTGGTGACGACGGCAGCGGCCGGACAGAGCCCGTGCAGCCTGGCCGAGGAGATCGAGCAGAACGAGAGCCGTCTCGAGTCGTACAACTTGAGTAGCGGCGTTCTCCAGCTGCTCCACACACTGATGACCACCCATATGCCCAGGAGCTTGGGCGCCGGCCCGCGGCAACCTGGCTACGATCCGTATTTCAATTTCCTGATGAACTCCATAATCCTCAGGGTCTACAGTCGCTCGTACAAGGACCCCAGCGAAATGTGGGAGGTGGCCGCAAAGGGATTGAAGCTCTTATTCTATCTGCTGGCCACGTACCGGCCGAAGGCCAGCGATTTTATGGAATTGCGCGAGGAGCAGCCGTATCCGGGCTACCATGTGATGTTGCAGCTGCAGGTGAAATCGCATCTATTGCAGCTCCTGTTGCGCATCATCGAGGATGCCCGCGAGCGGCTGGACGAGTACAAGCGCTTTCGGGGCAAGGAACAGCTGGAGGAGTGCGCCCTGTACGCCCTACTGCTGCTCGAGGTGGCGGTGGCCAAACAGAATGCCTTCTTCGAGGCCCACTCGTCCGCCAATAGTCCCATTCTGCTGTCGGGACTGAACCGCATGCTGTTGGACATCAATCCGCGCACCCGACGACCCGATTACGTGGTGAAAATCATTAAGTTTGTGACCTATAACAATTGGCTGCCGCGGCACTCGCTGGCGGCCATCAAGATACTGAGCGCGGTGACCATGCTGCCGAATGTCCCCTCACAGATCCTCAATATGTATGCCCTCGGCAGCAACGAGAAGCTCGAGGTGCGCCAGGGATTTGTCGAGTGCCTGGAAATGGACGCCCGTTTGGCCCAACAGAACGAAGAGCTCCTCGATTCGATTGTGCTCAACGACTATCAGGCCATGGACGATATGCTCCACCACGGAGGACATCAGCCGCCGAGTGTGGCCGTCGACGAGGATGAATCGGAGGCGGACATCAGCGGTCCCGAGGACGGAGACACGACCTTGGGCCCATGCTACGAAGTGGTGGCCCTCAATGGGAAGATGTCCGTCGGCATTGATCTGCAGATCAAAGAGGCTGTGGTCGAGCTCTTTGGACTCAATCTGTGTCAAGCGCCGCCGAATTTCGTTTACTTTTTGCTGGGCATCGATATCCTCAGGGACTTTATGGCCAGGGATAAGCAGCAGGTCGGCATTGAAATGCAGTGCTGTTGTGTGCATTCCTTGGTTTTGGTCCTGGAAAAGTATCTCGAG AGCCAACGGCACAGCCAGGAGAAATACTGCCCCCATACGGCCCATCTGGTGCAGGGAGTCTATCAGCTGTTCCACGGCCTGTGCGCCAATCGTCGGACTTCGGAGATCATCCTGCGCTTCTTCCGCTTGACCTGCAATGACTTCCTGCTGCGCCATCTGAGCGCCATGCCGTTTCGTCGCCACCGCGAGGATTCTATGCTGCACGCCATGAGCCATTTGCTCAATTGTGTGGCGGTCGAGGTGCGCCTGGCGGCCAATCATGGCCAGATGACGCGCTACAATCTGTTGTGCGACATACTCCTGCTGGGCGGCCAGTCGGATGGGCAGCGTGCGAATCCCGGCATGCCGCAGGACCTCAACAACGATATACTGAGTGGCACAGCCTCCGCTAGCTTCTATGGCCTGGACCTGGGCCCCGTCGCGGCGGCCGTTAAGATACCCGCGATGCCCGATAAGACCCAAGGATTGCATGCGAATCGTTTGCTGGAATGTCTGGTGTTCGAGGTGAATGCCACGGCGCCCCAGCCGCACCTGGAGTTCTTCGATCCGGTGCTGACGAAAACGGTGCTCAAGGAGTGCGAAGCCCGCCCCCGACCGAGTCCAGGCAGCGGCAGTAAGAGCGgaactgccactgcctctgagCCATACCTGATGATAAATATTCGCAAACTCCACGACGTCCTGCACGAAGAGCTGCGTACGGTGCAGAGCACCATTGCCACGGGCCAGCGGAAGGCCATCAGTGGGGAGATCACCGTGCTGCTGCAGTACGCCATCGAGGTGAACCGCGTGCGGACACAGCGCGTCGCCACGCTGAGGTTTGTGAATGCGTGGTGCCAGCTGGTGCAGATACTGTTCAGCAGCATGCCCGAGGCCCTGCTGCCGCCGGCCCTGAGGCGTCAGTACATCATTGATATCATCGAGAAGATGCTGCTGAAGGTGGAGCCCGTGCAGCCGCTAATCGAGATCTCCATACAGATCACCGAAACgatcctgctgctgctggccaatCTGCGCATCTGCTATTACCAGCTGGAGGATCAGCGGACCAGCGATGATAGCGATGTGGCCGCCGCCCAAAACGGCGACAACAGCCTGGTCAACGGGCCGCTTTCCCTTTCATATTCGCACGCCCATTCGCAGTCGAACCTCAGCGTCACAATGACGGGCAGCACGAGCAATCTGCGCTTCATCCTGAAACGCATCGTCGAGTGGATCATGGTGAGCGGCGTCAAGTCGCAAAATCTGCGCATCAATCTCTATACGGCTTTGCTCAATTGCCTGCGGATCGTGAAGCGTCTGCGCACCGAAGAGGAGGTGGACTTTCATGAAAG CATTGCCTCGCGCGTGGAGAAATCGCAAAAGGCCGTCACCGATCAGCGGCACGAGGATAAGGACCGGCTCAAGGAGATGGCCGCGGAGGTGATCGGGGTCTATGGGGAGAAGCTGATTGATTCGATCTGCCACGACGCGGTGACCGGACACGATGTTTGCCGCATGCTGGCGCTGTCCTGCCTGGAGATGATCTCTGAACTGGATGCGGTGAGCACGCTCACCGAATTTGTGGTGTCGCGCGGCTACCTGAAGCACCTGCTGAACAACATCGCAGAATCGGACGATGCCCTGAGCGCGATCCTGCAACCGGTGCCGGACAATCTGCGGCAGTTGTACGTTTACGAGGCCCGTTTGGCCTTCCTCACGCGCCTGTCGCAGACGGGTGCCCGCATGTTGCTCGCCGAAGGAGCCCTGGGCGTCCTGTCCAATATGCGGGTGTACGACCTGCAGCCGGACCTGAAGGCCAACCAGTTGCGAAAAGATCCGGAGGGCTTTCTGCCGAGCACGTCTAAGCGTTTCCATTCCATCCTGCAGCCGGCCCTGGCCCTTTGCGATGGCATTGTCAGCTCCCTGGGACCGCAGAACGATTCGGCCGCCCACCAGGTGCTCAACTTTCTGTTCGCCCACATCGACATGGTCGAAACGATGCTGCGCACGGCCACGCCCCTGATGGACCTGGGGCACCTGCAGCAGCTGGCGTCGATCACGAATCTGTTCTCGCGCACCTCCACGCCCGAACTGTGCACCAATATGGCTGCTAGCTACGTGCAGGAGCGCGATCTGGAGTTCTTGAATCGCCTGAATCGCCTGCAGCAGCTGATGATCGTGGTCTTTGGCCGTTTCACTGTGACCGAGGACACCATTTGCCAGATACTCCAGCAGGAGGAGGTGGAGTCCCTGCCCGAGAGCCAGAAGAGTCGTTACGTCAAGTATTTCCTGGACATTGCCGCCAATCTGTCGCTCTATTGCCGCCACGCGGTGACCAGTCATGTCCGCGACAGCACCACCTCCAAGTTTCTCCTAACGACGATAGTCAATGATGTTACACCACT GACTGGCAGGACAGACGGCAAGAAGCTGACGGCCATTATGCACACAATCATCGAACAGCTGAAGGGCTCCGTGGGCTACTACCTTTCGCAGAAGTCGTATGCCGACAACCTGCTGGAGCAGCGCTCCTCGCTGCCCAACATCTGCTTCGGCCCGAGCG GTAAAGATAGCTACGTGGAGCTCAGCCAGCGGCACAAGGAGAAGCGCAACGAACTGATGCAGGCCGTCTTTATAGCCGAACAGAATCTGTATTTGCTGTGGATCCATCTGGACTTTTATATGCGTAATGCGGTGATATTTGCCAGCGAGAATCGCAGTGCCATCAACGAGAGCAATCTGGAGAGTTccagcggcaacggcagcgTCTCCGTGCTTCATGCCACCGCCGATGAGATCCTCCAGCTGAAGCAGCATCTCATCTCCACCTTTAACGAGACCTTCTGCTCGGAGCTGATCGTCGCCAGTGAAGAGTATACGGTCAAGTGCAAGGGCTTCAATGATTCACTATTGCGACGCATCAAGGCGTTGGTGCAGTTTGCTGCCTCCAATGGGAATGCCAACGAGAGTTCTTTCATATAG